From one Deinococcus detaillensis genomic stretch:
- a CDS encoding pyridoxamine 5'-phosphate oxidase family protein, giving the protein MTNSDQAQPTREEGVQTIAKLVKGIKFAMMAFTTEAGHMHSQPMTTQEQEFDGDVWFIGSKKSDLVRSVAAKPQVNLSYSESGKGYVSLYGDAELIEDAAKLDELWSDMYKAYFPEGKTDPDIQLVKVEAKGAHYWESDGKLQGLFQMAKAAVTGSRPNHGDSASVEL; this is encoded by the coding sequence ATGACCAATTCTGATCAAGCCCAACCGACCCGCGAAGAAGGCGTCCAGACGATTGCCAAACTCGTCAAGGGCATCAAGTTTGCCATGATGGCCTTTACCACCGAGGCGGGACACATGCACTCGCAGCCGATGACCACCCAAGAGCAGGAATTTGACGGCGACGTGTGGTTTATCGGCAGCAAGAAATCCGACTTGGTACGCAGCGTAGCCGCAAAGCCGCAGGTCAATCTCTCGTACTCTGAGTCTGGCAAGGGCTACGTCAGCCTCTACGGCGACGCCGAGCTGATCGAGGATGCAGCCAAGCTCGACGAGTTGTGGAGCGACATGTACAAAGCCTACTTTCCGGAAGGCAAAACCGATCCGGATATTCAGCTCGTCAAAGTGGAAGCCAAGGGCGCACACTACTGGGAGAGCGACGGCAAGTTGCAGGGCCTCTTTCAAATGGCCAAAGCCGCTGTGACCGGCAGCCGGCCCAATCACGGCGACAGCGCCAGCGTAGAGCTGTAA
- a CDS encoding glutaredoxin family protein encodes MLTEPIKMYTTTWCPDCKAAKRALDNKGLAYTEINIEEVEDAAQIVMSVNGGKRSVPTLVHGDTAASLSGFSIVKMNAFLSEAGLA; translated from the coding sequence ATGCTTACCGAACCCATCAAAATGTACACAACCACTTGGTGCCCCGATTGCAAGGCCGCCAAACGCGCTTTGGACAACAAAGGTCTGGCTTACACCGAAATCAATATCGAGGAAGTCGAGGACGCCGCCCAGATCGTGATGAGCGTCAACGGTGGCAAACGCAGCGTGCCCACTTTGGTTCACGGCGACACCGCCGCCAGCCTCAGCGGCTTTAGCATTGTCAAGATGAACGCCTTTCTGAGCGAAGCTGGACTGGCTTAA
- the infC gene encoding translation initiation factor IF-3, with protein sequence MAKDHKVNDQIRVRQIRLIGAEGEQIGIIDTREAATMAREQNLDLVMVSPQAVPPVCKLLDYGRFRFEQQQNEKDTRKRARSQEVKAIKFRVKIDANDFKTKTNHVKRFLEEGHKVKVTIMFRGRERTHPELGERILHRVADTLAEVGQPESPPNMMGMDMNMIMIPKVGRKPGGEHGDLAPQTDISPDAGAAEAAAQPADAAVQTAPQAAAPEPVSTEAVNV encoded by the coding sequence ATAGCGAAAGATCATAAAGTCAACGACCAGATTCGGGTTCGCCAGATTCGCCTGATTGGTGCCGAGGGTGAGCAGATCGGTATCATTGACACCAGAGAAGCTGCAACGATGGCCCGCGAGCAGAATTTAGACCTCGTGATGGTCAGTCCTCAGGCTGTGCCGCCCGTCTGCAAGTTACTCGACTATGGTCGTTTCCGCTTCGAGCAGCAGCAAAACGAGAAAGACACCCGCAAGCGGGCACGCTCGCAGGAAGTCAAGGCCATCAAGTTCCGCGTCAAAATCGACGCCAACGACTTTAAGACCAAGACCAACCACGTCAAGCGCTTTCTCGAGGAAGGCCACAAAGTCAAAGTCACGATTATGTTCCGTGGCCGCGAACGCACCCACCCCGAGTTGGGCGAGCGCATTTTGCACCGCGTCGCCGATACCCTCGCGGAGGTCGGTCAGCCGGAGAGTCCGCCCAACATGATGGGCATGGACATGAACATGATCATGATTCCCAAAGTCGGGCGCAAACCCGGCGGCGAACACGGCGACTTGGCTCCGCAGACGGACATCAGCCCTGATGCCGGCGCTGCCGAGGCCGCTGCTCAGCCCGCCGACGCGGCTGTCCAGACTGCGCCGCAGGCCGCCGCTCCTGAGCCAGTCAGCACGGAAGCCGTCAACGTCTAA